The candidate division WOR-3 bacterium genomic sequence TTGACTTCTGACCTGCATCCTCGCCTGCGCGCATCTGCGTATCTTGCACCAGGGGTTCCCTCCCCCGCCCCGACACATCTTCGTGCAGCGCAGCATCGCCAGGCCGTCAAGCGACTTCTTGAATGAGGCGTAGTCGGCAAGGAACGGGAATTCCTTCCACGATTCCTTCAGCTTCTCCGCCCGCAACTCCCGCCGCAGCGCCTTGGCCGCCTCAGATACGTTCTTCCTGTACGCAAAGCAGGTCGGGCACCGCGCCCCACAGTACCCGAGAGTCTTGGTGGTCATCCGTGCCATAGTTCCTCCGGATTGGTCCTTCACGCGATCAGCAGCCGGGCCGTCTCCTCTTCACTCGCTGGCTCAACCTCTACGGCCTCGCCCGCAATCATGACCCGCGCCAGCTTCTCTTTCCGCTTGTCGCTATACCTCGCGCAAATCCTCGCGGCCAGAACCCGGTCGGGATCAACCACCAAGTCACCAAGACACGAAGACGGCAAGACAAGACCCACGGGGCCTGGCAGATCGCCGGCATCAATCACGGCCGCGTCTTCCGGTTTGCGTTTGAGCAGCTCATCGTTTTCTGCCTCGTCGCGGCCAACAACCAGCCGCACTCCGGACGGCAGCCGGAAATGCCTGCCCAGAGACAGCAGTTCGACAATCTCAATCGAATCCTCGCCATGGTCGAACGCCTCGGCCAGCCGCTTCGAAAAGACCTTCTCGGTCAGCAAGCACCCGCCCGCCGGGGTCGGGTAGTCTTTGATGCCGTACTTCTGAGCCAACGCCATCTGGCGGGTTCGCTGCCTGCCCTCGATGTCCAGCAGGCGCTCGCGGTCAACCAGGCCCTCCCGCTCCGGTGCGGTCACATCGAGCAGCTTTGCCGACATGGGCCGCAGCAGCCGGTCCCCGACGCCAGACTCCCGGGCTACGGTGTTCAGCGCGTTCCGGTTCTGAGACATCGGCCGCTGACCCAGCACCTCGCCGGTGATGATGAAATCCGCCGTCCATCCTTCGGGCAGTCCGGACTTCCGGCCCTGCAATCTGCAATCGGGCTTCCGCCCGTACTCCCACGCTTTCCGTATCATCAACGTGTGGCAGTCAATGCACGGATTCATGTTCTTTCCCCGGCCGTACTTCGGGTGCTTCACCATCGCGATGAATTCCGCATCAATCGGCAGGGTCACGAGTTCGATGCCCAGCTTCTCCGCCGCCTTCTCGCCACGGCTCTTTCCCGCAAACGGCCGCGGGCAGTACGCGCCCGCGAAGTTGACCCCGATGACAGTGATGTCCTGCTCCAGAATCACCTTTGCCGCGAGCGTCGAATCCAGCCCGCCGGACAGCAGGGCGACAGCAGTTGCTTTCGGCTTGTCAGGCATACCAACAGAATAGCCGCCGAGCCCGAGCTTTCAAACAAACACCGCACGCCGAAGCCCAAAGATGGAACTCTAGGAAATGGGTTCGGGAACTGCCTGTGTGCTGTATTCTGTATGCTGTCTACCGTTCCGGGAGTCCCAGCCCTCGTAGAAGCTGCGCGACCCCATGAGGAAAGGCTAAGGTCGAGACGGTATCAACCTCAACCTTGACCTCAACCTGGCTCTTCGTGGCGCTCGTTCACCTCGTACCCGGCCAGCTCGTCCTTGAGCCAGGTCGAGACGTCGCCGATCTGATTCAGGGCGACCCAACCACCGGCCGGGGATAGGCGAAGTGTCCCTCTTTCCCCCCCACGGCACACTTGACTTCGGCAGCGTTTCGGTTAGAACGTTGCCGTACTGGCCCGACCATGAGGAGGCAGCAATGAAGTGTCTTGTTTCGGTTGTTCTCGTCCTATTCTGTGCTTCGGCATTCCTCGGCTGCGGGAGGAAGCCGCTGACGCCGGCCGCACCGTGGACTGATGTCGTCGACGACTCGCTCTTCTTCCTCGCTACAACGACCGACCCTGGCGGCCTCGGGCTGGAGTACACCTTTGACTGGGGTGACGGCAAGACGTTAGCCACGCGTCGTTACCACAGCGGAGAGACTGCCTACATAAGGCACTCATTCGAAGACCCGGGGTGGCGCGACATAAAGGTCCGGGCACGCAACGAAGACGGAAAGTCGTCCGCCTGGTCGCCGCCGCTTCGCTTCCGCAAATCGAAGCCGCCCGTCATAGCTGACGACAGCATCGCCGGCCTCGTGCGCTGGGCCGTCAACCGCTGGTATCACGCGTCGGTCAAGGTCAGTGACCCGGACGGCGACAGCGTCAGTGTGAAGTTCATCTGGGACGGTAACGAAGGCGGCGCTTGGACCACGCTCGTCCCGAGCGGAAGCGTCATCACCGATTCCTGTCTCTGGACCACGACCGGTCCGCACACGCTCACGGTCGTGGCCAGAGACCGAGGCAGCATGGTCACGAGGCCGGGCTTCGCGAAGACCGTGAGCGTGAGCGGGATGGCAATCATCTGGCACAGCTCCGGAGACGTGTACTACGATGCTACTCCGACACTGGGGATGATCGACGGAGAGCCGGTGCTCTACTGTGGACTGGACGACGGCCTGGAATGCTACTCACTCGATGGTACACTGCGTTGGAGCGTCGCGACCAACGGCAGTGGGTTCGCGCCGTCACTGAGCGCTGACGGCTCGCGCTTGTATCTCACTGAGGAAAAAGAGGGAATATCGTGTCTGGACGCGCGCACGGGCCAGTTGATGTGGAACCTGCGTCTAGGTCCAGCGGAGCAATCCAGATGCACGCCGGCACTGGGTCCGGGTGGCGCCATCTACGTAACTACGTGTGGGGCATACGACCACTGGCTCAGGCGAGTGACCGACTACGGCGACTCGGCGGCATTCGCTTGGGGCATCTGCCTTGCCGATGATTGGGAAGGAACAGAGCGTGGGATAGTGGTCGCAAGGGATGGCGTGACGTACACCGTCTCCCATAACAGATCCCACAACTCCATACTGTTCGCCATTGACGCATCCGGCACCTTGCTGTGGAAGGACTCGGCCCACGTGCTATACGGCGGGCCGCCGATAATCGACCGCCACGATAGAGTCGTGGTTGCCGACGAGGCTGGAGGAGTGTATTGCTTCAACCCGGAAGGGACGCTGGCCTACAGTGTGCCTACGGCAGGTATCTTTCCTGGCACGACCGCGATCGGACTTCAGGACGAGGTCATCGTGACCGACTGCCATGGCTGGGTAAGAGCCTACGACTCGACCGGCCGCGTGCTGTGGACGTCAACGATCGGCGTTGACGGATGGAATACCCCCTGTGTCGCCGAGGACAGCATTGTTATTCTGTACGACAATGCCGCCGGCATCGTGTACAGCATAGACGGCGCTGGACAGACTCTGTGGAAGTACTCCATTGATGACTCGCTCCTTCTGGCAAGGCGGCGGACGAGGCGTTTCTCAGAAGGCTATGGGGAACCATCACCAGTTCTCGGACCGAACGGTGACCTGTATGTGATATGGGATGATAGGGTCTTCTGCCTATCCGGCGCGAATCTGCACATGGCCAACACGGCGTGGCCGACGTACAACCACGACGTCGCCCGCTCCGGCTGGGCGGGAAGACCCTGAGGAGGAACGATGTACAAGAAGACCCTAGTCACTGTAGGATTTGTCCTGGCCGCGCTCGTCGGCTGCGCGAGAAAGCCACTGACGCCTGGCGCTCCGTGGACCGACGTCGTGGGCGACTCGCTGTACTTCCTCGCCACAACCACTGACCCCGGCGACCTAGAGGTTGAGTATCTCTTCGACTGGGGTGACGGCCAGCTTGCGCGCTCGACCCGACGGGAGAGCGGCGACACGGCCTACCTCAAGCACTCCTTTGTAGACCCCGCGTGGTATGAAGTAAGGGTCCAGGCCAGCAACGAGAAAGGGAAATCGTCAGACTGGTCGCCGCCCCTTCGCTTCCGGAAGTCGCAGGCGCCGGTGATAAGTGACGACACAATCTGCGGCATGGTACGCTGGGCGGTCAACCGATGGTATCATGCGTCGGTCAAGGTATCGGACCCGGATGGCGACAGCGTTAGCGTGAGGTTCGAGTGGGATGGTGACAAAGGCGGGGCTTGGACCGCGTTCTTCCCGAGTGGCGCTGTCATTACCGATTCCTTTCTTTGGACCACAAGTGGCCCTCACATCGTTGGTGCTGTCGCCCGGGACAAAGGCAACATGGTAGCGAGGCCGGGATCCGCCAAAACCGTGAACGTCAGCGGAATGGCGGTCGTCTGGGACACCTACGATGAGGAGCTCTATTGCGTTGGTTCTCCCACTCTAGGCTCGATCGACGGCGAGCCCGTGCTCTATAGCGCTCACGGGTTCTGCTACACCCTGGATGGCCGACTGCTATGGAGCACGCCGATGGACGGCAGTTCGTACGGGGCATCGCTCAGCGCCGACGGCACTCGCCTCTATCTCAGTGACGACAGGAGCGGGCTGGTCTGTCTTGATTCTCGAACCGGGCAGCTCAAATGGTCTATCAACTCGTGTGGCGGCAATTGCACTCCGGTGGTAGGTCCGGACGGCGCGATCTACACCGTGACCACACCCGGGTACGACGACATTCTGTCTCGAGTTCGGGACTACGGAGATTCGGCAGTAGTGGAATGGACTCTCTGGCTTGGCAGTTTGGGGCCGGTTGACAACGGTGTTGTTGTAGGACGCAATGGCACAGTGTACGGCGTTGGGTATGATGCACTTGCTAAGTGCTCTTTCCTGATCGCGGCTGATTCAAGCGGCGCAGTGCTGTGGAAGGACTCGGCGCGCATCAAAACAGGTGGTACACCTGTGATAGACAGCCGAGACCGGATCGTTGTCGCCGACCGGTCAGGGGGCCTCTACTGCTTCAACCCCGACGGTACCCTGGCCTGGAGCACACCCACGACTGAGTTGTGTGCCAACTGCACTGCAGTCGGCTGGGGTGATGAAGTCATCGTGATTGACTGGGACGGTCTAGTCCGTTGTTTCGACGCCCAGGGTCTCGAACGATGGACTTCGGATGCCGCGGTTGACGGCTACAGCAACACCCCCTGCGTGGTTCAAGACAGCTCTATCATCATCGTAGACCCAGGTGGCTACACGCACTGCATCGGCAGTGATGGCCGGACCCTCTGGGAGTTCTCTGTCCAGGACTCACTCTGGGGCGAGGAGCGCCAGCCGAAGCGTCTTGACGGCGATTGCTATAGCTCTCCGGTCATCGGTCCGAACGGCGACCTGTATCTGTCAACCGGCGACGCGCTCGCCTGCATCGCCCACGGCGGCCTGAAGATGGCCAACACTGCCTGGCCGACCTACAACCACGACAACGCCCACTCCGGCTGGGCCGGAAGGCAGCAGCGCTAGAAGCGCCTCGATATCGGCCGCAGACCCGGCTCTCACTTTGATGCAGCTACCACTGCCCGCATTATACAGATCTGTATAACGCAGTCAGAGGGCCTGACCGTATGCAAGTCCATGAGATAGATGTGGTTTGACCCGCTGCGCGAGTCGCCTCGGGGGTCGCTCCGGGGACGGTTCCCGGGGTGGTCTGCGGGGCCGTTCGGAAGGTGACTCTGGGGAGGCTTCTGACGGCGATTGGGACGGCAACGGCCGAGGCTACTCTGACCGCAACTTGCTGAGCGACTCGGAAGTTGACTCAGTCCGTTGCTTGCGGAGCTGCTCTCGGCGCGATTCTGACAACCACCTGCCAAGCTACTCGCGACGTCACCCCGAGGGGGATTTACAGCGCGGTCTGCCTGGCCACTTGGGACGTGACTCGGCAAGTGATTTGCCGTAGCGAACCCCGAATAGCTATCTGTGTCCCGACGTCGGGGGCCGACGCTCGAGCTGGACGTTCTGGGTCAGCGACTTCCACGATTGGACGTTGACGACTCTCATCGCCTTCTTGCACCCGGCATAGGTGAAGATAAGCCGGTGCTGGCCGGCAGGAACGCCGGCGATGATGTAGTCGCCATTCCGGTCCGAGGCGGTGCCGAGCCGCGTACCTTCCACCGTGACGCTCGCGCCGATGGCCGCGCCAAAGTCCTGCACTTCCACCCTGCCACTTACCTCACCGACCGCCAGCAAGGTGTCGTAGAGAGGCAGGTCAACCGAGAGCGTGTCGCCGGCCCTGACCGACAGGCGCCGGGGGAACCCGCGGAAACCGGGAAGGGCGGCGATGAGCTCGCGGTCGCCCGGCGGATACGGAATCACGTACATTCCGGCCGAGTCGGTTCTTACCGTCGCCGCGTCTCCCCTGACCCTGACCGAGGCCCTCGCAAGCCTCCTGCCGGTGATGCCATCCTTCACGAATCCAATCGCGATGCGAGGTTGAGTCGCGTACATCCTGATCACACACCGCGCATCCGCGGCAGTGACGGAGACCGTCTCGGTCGTAGGGAAGAAGCCTTTCACTGACGCCGTCACAATCAATCGCCCACCAGCGACTGCCGGAAAGGCGACCCCGCCGTCCTGGTCCGTGAAGAGGATTCCTTTCCCGGCTTTGACCTGCACACCACCGAGCCATCGCCCGGTGTCGCCGTCGCGCACCCGGACTCTCACCTTCGCCTCTGCTCCGTAGGCGCAGGCCGCGGCGAGGATGAGCGGCATAATGCACCTCATCATGGAGGGCCTGGAAAATGGGGACAGTCCCCGGCCGCGCGGACGCGGCCGCAATCCGGTACAGTGGGGCTGTTGAAAAAGTGCCTCTGGGCTTACTCTCGACCAAACGGACTGGAAGCCGCCGCTGCAAGTAACGGTACTGCGGCAGTTGCGGACGACCATTTCCGCGTCAGGCCTCGCCTTTGCACCGACTTGGGGTTTTTCAACAACCCCACAGTCCCCATTTTCCGGAATGGGACTAATACGACTAATAGGACCCATTAGAGAACTACTCGAACCGCGGCGCGTAGCCGAGCGGTTCTATGGGCTTAGGCTTGCGGAACGAGGCCGTGTAGTTGAACAGACTGCCCTCGATTGAGGCGAGTTCGAACCCGGCCTGGCGGCACAGCTTCACAACATCGCTGCGAAACCGGTAGTGCGGGTCAGGCAGGCTCTCGGTAACCGACAGCACCGCTCCGGGCCGGAGAACCCGCAGCGCCTCACGCAGGGCCGGCAACCGGTCCGGGATCTCGCCGAGCACGTGGGCAAAGAACACGAGGTCAATGTCAAAGATGTCGAACGGCAGCTTGTTCGCAGGCGCGACAAAGCCCTGTACGCTGCGGAACCCCTGAGCCTCAAGCCGCTTCAGGGATTTCTCGACCATCCGCGGCTGGATGTCAACGCAGAAGAGCATCCCGCCCGGCTCTATCCGACGCGCGACGTGCGTGGAGAGGTACCCTGCCCCGCAACCAACCTCGAGCACGCGCATGCCGGGTCCGAGCGCCATTCGGCTGAGCGTGACATCAGCCGGGAAGAGCAGTTTGCGCCAGGGACCCTCGATGATTGCGGCGGCCCAGTACGGCATCGGGAACGGTATCTCGCGGAGAATCAGCCAGACCACCAGCAGGGAACCCGCAATCAGCAACACCGTCCTTGGCGAGAACCGCATGAGCAAGAGGGTGACAGGTGCCCACGGCGCCTGCTGGCCGGACACGAAGAAGAACGCGGTCAGCGCCCAGACACCGGCCAGGGCGCCGACCAGAACCAGCTTGCCGAGTTCGCCGATACGGCCGAGCAGGGCCCGGCGCAGTACGCGCGCCACCAGCCAGATAACTGCGACCAGCAGAGCGAGCTGCAGCCACGGTCGCAGGGCGAGCAGCGTGTTGACCACGCCCGAGTCTAGTTCAGCACGAGCTCAAGCGCAAGCCCAGGCACCGCGACCTACAGGACGAACAGGACCTACTGGACCCATACCTGAGCACGCCGGGGCCCGGAGGCC encodes the following:
- a CDS encoding DUF3795 domain-containing protein yields the protein MARMTTKTLGYCGARCPTCFAYRKNVSEAAKALRRELRAEKLKESWKEFPFLADYASFKKSLDGLAMLRCTKMCRGGGGNPWCKIRRCAQARMQVRSQSANCKVQNGGQTGHQQRTRAVKGLAGCWECEESDACKKLLPAYRPNLERIR
- a CDS encoding tRNA 4-thiouridine(8) synthase ThiI, which encodes MPDKPKATAVALLSGGLDSTLAAKVILEQDITVIGVNFAGAYCPRPFAGKSRGEKAAEKLGIELVTLPIDAEFIAMVKHPKYGRGKNMNPCIDCHTLMIRKAWEYGRKPDCRLQGRKSGLPEGWTADFIITGEVLGQRPMSQNRNALNTVARESGVGDRLLRPMSAKLLDVTAPEREGLVDRERLLDIEGRQRTRQMALAQKYGIKDYPTPAGGCLLTEKVFSKRLAEAFDHGEDSIEIVELLSLGRHFRLPSGVRLVVGRDEAENDELLKRKPEDAAVIDAGDLPGPVGLVLPSSCLGDLVVDPDRVLAARICARYSDKRKEKLARVMIAGEAVEVEPASEEETARLLIA
- a CDS encoding PQQ-like beta-propeller repeat protein, with the protein product MYKKTLVTVGFVLAALVGCARKPLTPGAPWTDVVGDSLYFLATTTDPGDLEVEYLFDWGDGQLARSTRRESGDTAYLKHSFVDPAWYEVRVQASNEKGKSSDWSPPLRFRKSQAPVISDDTICGMVRWAVNRWYHASVKVSDPDGDSVSVRFEWDGDKGGAWTAFFPSGAVITDSFLWTTSGPHIVGAVARDKGNMVARPGSAKTVNVSGMAVVWDTYDEELYCVGSPTLGSIDGEPVLYSAHGFCYTLDGRLLWSTPMDGSSYGASLSADGTRLYLSDDRSGLVCLDSRTGQLKWSINSCGGNCTPVVGPDGAIYTVTTPGYDDILSRVRDYGDSAVVEWTLWLGSLGPVDNGVVVGRNGTVYGVGYDALAKCSFLIAADSSGAVLWKDSARIKTGGTPVIDSRDRIVVADRSGGLYCFNPDGTLAWSTPTTELCANCTAVGWGDEVIVIDWDGLVRCFDAQGLERWTSDAAVDGYSNTPCVVQDSSIIIVDPGGYTHCIGSDGRTLWEFSVQDSLWGEERQPKRLDGDCYSSPVIGPNGDLYLSTGDALACIAHGGLKMANTAWPTYNHDNAHSGWAGRQQR
- a CDS encoding methyltransferase domain-containing protein, which translates into the protein MVNTLLALRPWLQLALLVAVIWLVARVLRRALLGRIGELGKLVLVGALAGVWALTAFFFVSGQQAPWAPVTLLLMRFSPRTVLLIAGSLLVVWLILREIPFPMPYWAAAIIEGPWRKLLFPADVTLSRMALGPGMRVLEVGCGAGYLSTHVARRIEPGGMLFCVDIQPRMVEKSLKRLEAQGFRSVQGFVAPANKLPFDIFDIDLVFFAHVLGEIPDRLPALREALRVLRPGAVLSVTESLPDPHYRFRSDVVKLCRQAGFELASIEGSLFNYTASFRKPKPIEPLGYAPRFE